In the genome of Sphingopyxis sp. YF1, the window GCAAGCGATCCGACGAGCAGGGCCGCCATCGTCCAGTTGAACGCCTTGAGCCGTGCCGGGCTCGACAGCCAGCCGCGCAACGACACGCCCATCACCGCCCACAGGCTGGTCGAGGGCAGGTTGATGACGCCGAAGACGAGTGCGACGAGCAGCACCGCGAAGAGATTGCGATCGGGGGCGTAGAGCGCGATCGCGGTCAGCGCCATCGACCAGGCCTTGGGGTTGACCCACTGGAACAGCACTGCCTGCACGAAGGTCATCGGCTTGCCGCCCGCGTTGCCCGCGGTGTCGGGCGCGGCGGCGTTGGCGATCTTCCACGCAAGCCACAGCAGATAGGTGACGCTCACCACCTTGAGGACCAGATTGAGTACGGGGAACAGGTCGAACAGTCCCATCAGCCCGACCCCGACGAGGATGATCATCAGCGTGAAGCCGATCCCGACCCCGAGCGCATGCGGGACGGTGCGGCGAAGGCCGAAATTGGCCCCCGATGCCATCAGCATCATGTTGTTCGGTCCCGGCGTGATCGACGAGACGAGCGCGAAGGCGGAGAGTGCGAGCAGGGCGGTCTGATTCATGCGCGCAACATAGTTCGGATTTTGTGATACGGATTGCAAAGAAAGCCCGATCTGCGGTAAAATGCACAATCGATGATCAAAATCGATACCATAGACCGCAAGATATTGCGCGAGCTGTCCGCGAACGGGCGAATCCCCAATATCGAGCTCGCCGAGCGCGTCGGGTTATCGCCGTCGGCGTGCCTGCGCCGCGTGCAGGAACTCGAGCGCAGCGGCGTGATCACCGGCTATCGCGCGCGTATCGATCCCGCAAAGGTTGGCAACGGCTTCCTCGCCTATGTCACCGTCGGCCTGTCGACGCACACCAAGAAGGCGCAGGCGGGGTTCGAGGCGGCGATGGCCGAGGCGCCCGAGGTGCGCGAGTGTCACAATATCACCGGGGCGATCGAATATCTGCTGCGTGTCGAGGCGGCCGACCTTGCGGCGTACAAGCATTTCCACACCGAGGTGCTCGGCGTGCTGCCGCAAGTGCATTCGATCACCACCTATGTGCTGATGGACTCGCCCAAGGACGAGCGGGCATAGTTTTTCTTCGCCCCGCCCGCGACGCGAGGCGCTTGAACCCGGCACGGCGCGACCGCATATCGGTTTCATGCTGAAACTATCCTTCCTCGACCTCGTCCCCGTCACCGACACGGGAACGATCGCCCAGTCGCTCGCCAACGCCGCCGATCTCGCGCGTCACGCCGAGGTGCTTGGCTACGAACGCTATTGGGTTGCCGAGCACCACGGGATGGCGGGGATCGCCAGCGCCGCGACCGCGGTCGTGCTCGCGCATATCGGGCAGGCGACCTCGACGATCCGCATCGGCGCGGGCGGGATCATGCTGCCGAACCATGCGCCGATGGTGATCGCCGAGCAGTTCGGCACGCTCGAGGCTTTGTTCCCCGGCCGCGTCGACCTCGGGCTCGGCCGCGCACCGGGCTCGGACGGCGTCGTCGCGCGCGCGCTGCGCCGCAATCTTGCGAGCGACGAGCGCCAGTTCCCGCAGGATGTCGTCGAATTGCAGGCCTTTCTGGCCGGCGACGACCGCCTCGGAATCCGGGCGGTGCCGGGCGAGGGCACCAACGTGCCGCTGTGGATCCTGGGATCGAGCCTATTCGGCGCGCAGCTCGCCGCTGCGCTCGGGCTGCCCTATGCCTTTGCGAGCCACTTCGCGCCCGACGCGCTCGACGAGGCGCTCGACATCTACCGCCGTCAGTTCAAGCCGTCGGCGCAGCTTGCCGAGCCCTACGCCGCCGCGGCGTTCAACGTTTTTGCCGCCGACACGCGCGAGGAGGCCGAGCTGCTCGCTTCGTCGCAGCAGCAGGCCTTCGTTGCGCTGCGCACCGGCAATCCGGGCAAAATGAAAGCGCCGCTCGCGGGGTACAGGGACGGTCTGCCGCCCAATGCGCGCGCGATCCTCGATCATGTCCTGCAATGTTCGGCGGTCGGTACGGTCGATGACGTCGCGGCAGGCCTCAAGGCCTTTGCCGCGCGCACCGGCGTCGACGAGGTGATCGTCGCTTCTTCGATGTACGATCATGACGCGCGCAAGCATTCGGTGGCGCTGGCGATGGAGGCGGCGCGCAGCCTGTAAGCGGTCCGGCGAACAGGCGGTTCGGGCGGCCTATTTCGCGACCGAATCGCGGTCGCTCTGCCGGCTGTCCGGGGTGTCGTCGCGCCGGATGAAGCTGATCTTGCCCTGGGGTTCGAGGATGGCCCATGCCACCTGCCTGATGTGGGCAATCCCGGCGAGGCGCATTTCGGATTCGATTTCGGTGCGGGTCAGGCGATCGCGACGCAAATTTTCCTCGCACAGCCTGCCGTCGCAGATCACGATCTTGGGCCGGCCTTCGAGCGGGTCCTTGAGGCGCGGAAACAAATAGCTGAGCCAGCTGAGTACAACGCCCCAGAAAGCGAAGGTGCAAATGGCAAGCGTTGCACCCGTCACGCTGAAATCATTGTGTGTCACCCCCTGCTGGATGAGGTCGCCCATCACGACCAGCACGACGAGTTCGAATGGCGTCATCTGCCCGAGCTCGCGCTTGCCGAGCAGCCGCAGCAGGGCGTAGAGCACGGCGAACATCACGGTGGCGCGGAGCACGATATCCATCAGGGAAAGACCCTGATCGAAAGCGGCACACGCCCGATCCGCCGATCGCCGTCATAGAGCAGCATGCTGCCGGCCGTCCCGGCGAACAGCGGCGGATTGATCTGTCCGTCGATCTTTACGCGCAGGCGTTCGCCGGCCTTCATCGGCCCGTAGGACCAGCGCAGCAGCCCGTCGCGATAGGTTTCCCCGGCGGGCGATGGCAAGGTGGTGTTGATCGTCATGTCGCGCCAGAGTTCGGGCGTCACCGCGATCACGGCGTCGCCGAGATCGGTATGGGCTTCAATCTCGACCTGCGTTTCGAAAAACTCCCCGTTGCGGAGCGTTCGCGGCGTATCGACGACCAGCGAGGCGGCGTCGAAATCACCCTTGACCGGCGCCGTGCGGCCGCCGCCAGTCAGGTCGAGCAGGGCGAGCAGCAGGAATGAACCGAGCAGGATGGCCGACAGCGGGCTGGCGTGGCGTGCGAACAGGCGGCCGCCGTGAAGGTGGCTTTCGTCGAGGCCGTCGGGAAATCTGCGGGCTTTGGACATGCCTCTCCTTTCTCGATCCCTTGAGCAACGGAATCGGCAAGAAAAAGTTGCCTCGCGTCCCCTGGCGCGCCGCGCGCCGCGGCGGGTGATCGCTGCCATTGATTTGTCCCATTGCGAGCCCTATTGCGCGCCATTCCGTTCCGCCCCGTTTTGAAAGGTGCAAACTCATGTCGATCACGCCGCTGATGCCCGTCTACCCCCGGTGCGCCGTGCGTCCGGTGCGAGGCGAAGGCGCCTATCTGATCGGCGAGCGAGGCGAGCGTTATCTGGACTTCGCGAGCGGCATCGCGGTCAATCTGCTCGGCCACGGCCATCCGCACCTGACCCAGGCGATCCAGGATCAGGCCGCGACGCTGATGCACGTGTCGAACCTGTACGGCAGCCCGCAGGGCGAGGCCTTTGCGCAGCGGCTGGTCGACAACACCTTTGCCGACACCGTTTTCTTCACCAACTCGGGCGCCGAAGCGGTCGAGTGCGCGATCAAGACCGCGCGTGCCTATCACTCGAGCGCGGGCAATGCCGAAAAGCATAATCTGATCAACTTCAACAACGCTTTCCACGGCCGCACGCTGGGGACGATCTCCGCGACCAACCAGGAAAAGCTGCGCAAGGGTTTCGATCCGCTGCTGCCGGGCTTCGCTTACGCGCCGTTCGACGATGTCAACGCGGCGCTCGATCTTGTCGACGACAACACCGCGGGTTTCCTGATCGAGCCGGTGCAGGGCGAGGGCGGCATCCGCCCGGCTTCGCAGCCCTTTCTCCAGGCGCTGCGCGATATCTGCGACAAGCGCGACCTGATGCTCATTTTCGACGAGGTTCAGTGCGGCGTCGCACGCACCGGCACGCTCTATGCCTATGAACAATATGGCATCGCGCCCGATATCATGGCGACCGCGAAGGGCATCGGCGGCGGCTTCCCGCTGGGAGCGTGCCTTGCGACCGAAAAGGCCGCGCGCGGCATGGTGATCGGCACCCACGGCTCGACCTATGGCGGCAACCCGCTGGCGATGGCGGCCGGGCAGGCGGTGTTCGACGTGATCCTCGAGGATGGCTTCCTCGACGGCGTCAAGGCGACCGGCGAACGGCTGCGCGGCGCGCTCGAACAGCTGATTCCGAACCACGACAACCTGTTCGAAAGCGTGCGCGGCATGGGGCTTATGCTCGGCATCAAGCTCAAGAGCGACAGCCGCGCCTTTGTCGCGCATCTGCGCGACAACCACGGGCTGCTCACCGTCGCGGCGGGCGACAATGTCGTGCGTATCCTGCCTCCGCTCAACATCGAGCAGGGTCATATCGACGAATGCATCGCCAAATTGTCGGCGGGGGCGGCGAGCTATACGCCGCCGGCGTCCTGATGTTCGCCGTTCCTGTCGAACGGAGGGCATGATGCGGCACTTCCTGAACCTGTCCGACGCGGGCGGGGATGCGATCGCGGCGATGCTGTCCGACGCGATCGCCCGCAAGGGCGCGCGCGCGGGCTGGCCCAAGGCGCGTCCTGACGCGGACAAGCCGCTCGCCGACCATGTGCTGGCGATGGTGTTCGAGAAGAATTCGACGCGCACGCGCTGTTCGTTCGACATCGCGATCCGCCAGCTCGGCGGGGTACCGATGATCCTCGACGCAGGGACGAGCCAGCTCGGCCGCGGCGAGACGATCGCCGACACCGCGCGCGTGCTGTCGCGTTACGCCGATGCGATCATGATCCGTACCGATCATCACGACAAGATCGAGGAACTGGCGCATCACGCCACGGTTCCCGTCATCAACGGACTGACCGACCTGTCGCACCCGTGCCAGATCGTCGCCGATCTGCTGACGCTGGTCGAGGGCGGCAAGGCGCTGCCGGGTCTCGAGCTTGCGTGGCTGGGCGACGGCAACAATGTGCTGGCGTCGCTGATCGAGGCGGCGGGGCTGTTCGGCTTCAACGTCCGCGCGGGCGTGCCGCAGGGCTATGAACCCGACGCGAGCTTCGTCGAGGCGGCGCGCGCGAAGGGCGCGCGTATCGACATCGTCCGCGACGCGCGCGAGGCGGTGGCGGGCGCCGATGTCGTCGTCACCGACACCTGGGTGTCGATGGGCCAGGATCACGCGCACAACAAGCTGGCGGCGATGGCGCCCTATCAGGTCGATGAACGGCTGATGGGCGGCGCGAAGGGCGACGCGCTCTTCCTCCACTGCCTGCCCGCGCACCGCGGCGAAGAAGTCGTCGACGCGGTAATCGACGGCCCCCGGTCGCGCGTGTGGGACGAGGCGGAAAACCGCGTCCATGCGCAGAAGTCGGTGCTGCTCTGGGCGCTCGAAAAGCTGTGAGCGATATCGTCGAGACCTGGTTCGACCAGCCGCTGGTCTTCACCATCGCCGCGCGCCATGTGCGCGGGCGACTGGTGCGGCTTGGACCGGTGCTCAACACGATCATGGCGGCGCACAGCTACCCGCCGGTCGCTGAAAAGCTGCTGGCCGAGGCGCTGGTGCTCACGGTTCTGCTCGGCTCGACGCTCAAGGCCGAGGGCGGTCAGATGACGCTGCAGGCGCAGACCGGCGGCGGGCCGGTCGAACTGCTCGTTTGCGACTATCGCGGCGGCGAACTGCGCGGCTATCTGAAGTTCGATGCCGAGCGCCTGGCCGAGGTCGGACCCGATCCGACGCTGTTCGCGTTGTTCGGCGAGGGGTTCCTCGCGATCACCTTTGACCAGGAAGCGAGCGGCGAGCGTTACCAGGGCATCGTTCCGCTCGAAGGATCGTCGATCGGCGATGCCGCCGAACATTATTTCGTGCAGTCCGAGCAGATCCCGAGCCTGATCAGCCTCGCTGCACGCCACGATGCCGAGGCGGGGTGCGTTGCCGGTGGTCTGCTGCTCCAGCATCTCCCGGAGGGTGAGGTCGGGCGCGACCGGCTGCACGTGCGTCACGCGCACGGCGAATGGGAACATGCGCGCACGATTGCCGCGACGCTCAAGGATGAGGAACTCACCGACCCCGCGACGTCGCTCGAGACGCTCGCGTGGCGCCTGTTCCACGAGGATGAGGTGCGCATCGAGCCGGGTGTCACGGTGACGCGCGGGTGCCGTTGCAGCCCCGAATATTTTGCGGGGGTGCTGCGCCAGTTCCCCGAAGTCGAGCGCATCGACATGGCCGATACGACAGGAAATATCGTCGTCGATTGCGCGTTCTGCTCGCGGAATTTCCCGATCCCGCTCGAAGAAATCGCCGCGTCGCACTGAGCGTTGCAGCGACGAGGCGAGGGTTTCTGGCGCCAAGCGGTTGAAATCGCGGCGCCCCATTGCTACATCCATGCCCACGGGGTCGCATCTCTCGCCCGATCGTGGTAGCCAGTGGATAGGTTCGAATGGCGATCTTCTCTCCCGCATTGAAATATGGTCTTGGCGCCTGTGCGCTCGCCTGCGCGACCGCGGTGCCCGCTCAGGCGCCGTCGCTGGCGATGCTCGACCAGCTCGAAAAGGGGCAGTGGCAGCTCAAGGAGCGCGACAGTTCGGTCATCGTGCAGACGCTGTGCGTCGGCGATGCCCGCCGGATGATCCAGATCTATCATCCGCGGAACAATTGCTCGCGCTACGTGATCGAGGACGGCGCGAAGTCGGTGACGGTGCATTACACCTGTCCCGGCGCGGGCCATGGCCGCACGTCGATCCGCTCCGAGACCAATCGCCTCGTCCAGATCGACACGCAGGGCATCGCCGACGGCAAGCCCTTCTCGCAGGCGATCGAGGCGCGCAGGATCGGCGCCTGCGCAGGCGGCGGGCGCAAGTGATCGCGGGATGGACTGTAACCCGCCTTTAACCATCGCCGGTTAGGATGGCGGCACGACGCACCGATGTGTGTCCTTCTCCCTAACGGCTTTCAGGCCGAACTGGGCCGCGTGGCGATGCCGGGCGGCCCAATTCTTTGGTGCGATGCAGCATGGCGCACCTTGCGTCGCGCCGCGCGGCGGCGTATCGGGCGCGGATGCAGGATCTGGCCGGAAAAACGCTGATCGTCCTCCTTTCGGGCGGGCTCGACTCGATGGTGTGCGCGGGGCTCGCGCGCGAGGCGGGGGCGCGCATCGTCGCGCTGACCGTCGATTACAACCAGCGCCACCGCGTCGAGCTGGAATCGGCGGCGCGTATCGCGCGCACCGTCGGCGCCGCCGAACATATCGTGCTGCCGCTCGATCTTCGCCGCTTCGGCGGTTCGGCGCTGACCGCCGACCTCGACGTGCCCAAGGACGGGGTAGACGAGCACGAGGTCCCGATCACCTATGTGCCCGCGCGCAACCTGATCTTCCTGTCGCTGACGCTGGGGCTCGCCGAGGCGCGCCGTGCGCAGGACATCGTGATCGGGGTCAATGCGCTCGACTATTCGGGCTATCCCGACTGCCGGCCCGATTTCATCGCAGGGTTCGAGGCGCTGGCGCGGCTTGCGACGCGCGACGGCGACAAGGGCGTCGATTTCCGGATTCACGCGCCGCTCCAGCACATGACCAAGGCCGACATCGCCGCCGAAGCGGCGCGGCTCGGCATGGATGCGGGCGAGAGCTGGTCGTGCTACGATCCGACCCCCGAGGGACTGCACTGCGGACTTTGCGACAGCTGCCGCCTGCGCAGCAAGGGGTTCGCCGAGGCGGGGCTTCCCGACCCGACGCGCTACGCCTGACATGGCCTATGCCGTCAAAGAGATATTTCTGACGCTGCAGGGCGAGGGCGCGCAGGCCGGGCGCCGCGCGGTGTTCTGCCGCTTCGCCGGCTGCAACCTGTGGACGGGACGCGAACAGGACCGCCCCAAGGCGGTCTGCCGCTTCTGCGACACCGATTTCGTCGGCACCGACGGCACGCTCGGGGGCAAATATGCCGACGCCCCCGCGCTTGCTACGATGATCGCATCGGCGTGGGGCGAGGGGGAGGCCGACCGCTATGTCGTGCTCACCGGCGGCGAACCGATGTTGCAGGTCGACGACGCGCTGATCGACGCGCTCCACGCCAGGGGCTTCACGATCGCGATCGAAAGCAACGGCACGTTCGCGATTCCGCGCAGCATCGACTGGATCTGCGTCAGCCCCAAGGCGGGGAGCGATCTGGTGCAGACAAGCGGCGACGAACTCAAGCTCGTCTGGCCGCAGCCGGGGAGCGACGTCGGGCACCTTGCAACGCTCGATTTCACGCACCGGCTTGTCCAGCCGCTCGACGATCCGAAAGCGGGGGACAATGTGCGGGCTTGCGTCGAACTGGTGATGGCCGACCCGCGCTGGCGCCTGTCGTTGCAGACGCACAAGAGCCTCGGCCTTCGCTAGGCCGTCACTCGCCGGCCTTTTTGGCGGGGGCGGCGGTTTCGGACTTGGCGACCGGGGTGGAGATCGCCACCGCTTCGCTGTCGCCCGCTTCTTCGGAGGCGTCTTCCGCATCCTCCTCGCCGGTCTTGGCCGCCGCTTTCGCGCTGCCGTCGTCGGGCACGCTGTTGTCGACCGCCGTTCCATCGCCGTCGGCATCGTCGAGGATGATCATCGAATCGCTGATCGTGCCCGGCTGTACCTCGATCGCGTCGAGCTTGGTCGTGGTCTTCCCACCGGGTTCGCTGCCACAGGCGGCCAGCGCGAGAACCAGGAGCGATGCAAAGGCGATGCGGGTCATGATCCTGTCCTAGTCGCTGCCTGAAATTTTGTCGAGAAAGGCTGGAAAGCCGGCGGCGAGCGCGGCATCGACCGCGGCGAAACCGGCCGCCTTGCCGAGCGCGGCGAGGCTGGTCACCGGAAATTCGGCAATCCCGCACGGAACGATGCCGCCGAAATGCGCCAGATCGGGCGTCACGTTGAGCGAAAAGCCGTGCATCGTCACCCAGCGTTTCACGCGCACCCCGATCGCGCCGATCTTGGCCTCGCGTCCCGTTTCGTCGTCGGTCCAGATGCCGATGCGCCCCTCGGCGCGGCGGGCATCGACGCCGAGCGTCGCGAGCGCGTCGATCACCCAGCCTTCGAGCGCATGGACATAGGCGCGCACGTCGCGGCCGCGCTGCGCGAGATCGAGCTGGACATAGCCGACGCGCTGGCCGGGGCCGTGATAGGTGTAGCGCCCGCCGCGCCCCGCGTCATAGACCGGAAAGCGCGGGTCGAGCAGTTCGGCCGGGTCGGCGCTGGTCCCTGCGGTGTAGAGCGGGGGGTGTTCGAGCAGCCAGACACGCTCGCGTCCGTCGCCCGCATGAATCGCCGCGGCGCGTGCTTCCATATCGGCGAGCGCGCCGATGTAGTCGGTCAGGCCGGGAGATAAGGTCCATTCGGGAAGCGGCAGGGCATGCATGCCGCCGCTCCTGCCTCCCCGCGCGAGCTTGTGCAAGGGGCGGCGGCTAAATCACTAACAAGGCTGGACATCGCGGTCCAAGAGGGCCAGTCTGCGTCGCCACGAAGCCAGACAAGCAACGGGGTATCGATGCCGAAATTCGACATGGGCGCGGCGTGGGACGACAGCATGAACCTGCTGCGGTCGCACAGCGCCCTCACCGGCACGATTGCTGCCGTTTTCCTTTTCCTTCCGACACTTGCCGTCAGCTGGTTCGGCCCGCAGCCGATCACGCCCGCGGATGGTGCGACCTTCGAACAGATATTGGCGAGCTTTCAGGAAAGCGCGCGCCAGGCGATCCCCTACCAGATACTTGTTGCGGTGATCGCGGCGATCGGGGGTGTCGGCATCCTGCGCCTGTGGCTGTCGCGGACGGGAATCACCGTGGGCGAGGCGTTGGTCTTCGCGATCCGGATGATTCCGACGATGATCGCGATCCAGCTGTTGCTCGGTCTCGCGCTCGGCCTTGCCGCACTGCTGCTCATCTTGCCGGGCGCGGCGTCGGCGGGGAGCGTGGTTGGTGGGCTGCTGCTGTTCGTCGGGCTGTGCCTCCTCGCCGGCCTGTGCCTCTATTTCTGGGGCCGGTTGGCGGTGGTTTCGCCGATCGTAGCCGACCGGACGCTCTACAATCCCGTTACGGCGATCCGCGAGGGGCTGGCGCTGACCCGGGGCAACGGGTGGCGCATCGCCTTTTTTCTGCTGCTCGTCATGATTGTGATCGTCGTCGTCGCTGCGATTCTCGGCGGCGTCATCGCGGCGGTAGCGGGCACCGGCGAGGGTTTCGGCCGCCTGCTCGGCGGGCTGGTCGAGGGCGGGGTCGCCGCGATCGGCGGCATCGTGACGGCGGCGATCACCGCGGCAACCTATCGCCAGCTTGCGGTCCGCGGGCCGGACGACATTTTCAAATAACCCAACAAGCCAGACAAAAGGGTCGGAGGTCGCAGCCACAATCAGCAAGGGGGAACAGACGATGAATCGGATTAGCATCAGTCAGGCCTGGTCCTATGCGACCAGTTTCT includes:
- a CDS encoding aspartate aminotransferase family protein, translating into MSITPLMPVYPRCAVRPVRGEGAYLIGERGERYLDFASGIAVNLLGHGHPHLTQAIQDQAATLMHVSNLYGSPQGEAFAQRLVDNTFADTVFFTNSGAEAVECAIKTARAYHSSAGNAEKHNLINFNNAFHGRTLGTISATNQEKLRKGFDPLLPGFAYAPFDDVNAALDLVDDNTAGFLIEPVQGEGGIRPASQPFLQALRDICDKRDLMLIFDEVQCGVARTGTLYAYEQYGIAPDIMATAKGIGGGFPLGACLATEKAARGMVIGTHGSTYGGNPLAMAAGQAVFDVILEDGFLDGVKATGERLRGALEQLIPNHDNLFESVRGMGLMLGIKLKSDSRAFVAHLRDNHGLLTVAAGDNVVRILPPLNIEQGHIDECIAKLSAGAASYTPPAS
- a CDS encoding LLM class flavin-dependent oxidoreductase produces the protein MLKLSFLDLVPVTDTGTIAQSLANAADLARHAEVLGYERYWVAEHHGMAGIASAATAVVLAHIGQATSTIRIGAGGIMLPNHAPMVIAEQFGTLEALFPGRVDLGLGRAPGSDGVVARALRRNLASDERQFPQDVVELQAFLAGDDRLGIRAVPGEGTNVPLWILGSSLFGAQLAAALGLPYAFASHFAPDALDEALDIYRRQFKPSAQLAEPYAAAAFNVFAADTREEAELLASSQQQAFVALRTGNPGKMKAPLAGYRDGLPPNARAILDHVLQCSAVGTVDDVAAGLKAFAARTGVDEVIVASSMYDHDARKHSVALAMEAARSL
- a CDS encoding Hsp33 family molecular chaperone HslO, with the translated sequence MSDIVETWFDQPLVFTIAARHVRGRLVRLGPVLNTIMAAHSYPPVAEKLLAEALVLTVLLGSTLKAEGGQMTLQAQTGGGPVELLVCDYRGGELRGYLKFDAERLAEVGPDPTLFALFGEGFLAITFDQEASGERYQGIVPLEGSSIGDAAEHYFVQSEQIPSLISLAARHDAEAGCVAGGLLLQHLPEGEVGRDRLHVRHAHGEWEHARTIAATLKDEELTDPATSLETLAWRLFHEDEVRIEPGVTVTRGCRCSPEYFAGVLRQFPEVERIDMADTTGNIVVDCAFCSRNFPIPLEEIAASH
- the queC gene encoding 7-cyano-7-deazaguanine synthase QueC encodes the protein MQDLAGKTLIVLLSGGLDSMVCAGLAREAGARIVALTVDYNQRHRVELESAARIARTVGAAEHIVLPLDLRRFGGSALTADLDVPKDGVDEHEVPITYVPARNLIFLSLTLGLAEARRAQDIVIGVNALDYSGYPDCRPDFIAGFEALARLATRDGDKGVDFRIHAPLQHMTKADIAAEAARLGMDAGESWSCYDPTPEGLHCGLCDSCRLRSKGFAEAGLPDPTRYA
- the queE gene encoding 7-carboxy-7-deazaguanine synthase, with protein sequence MAYAVKEIFLTLQGEGAQAGRRAVFCRFAGCNLWTGREQDRPKAVCRFCDTDFVGTDGTLGGKYADAPALATMIASAWGEGEADRYVVLTGGEPMLQVDDALIDALHARGFTIAIESNGTFAIPRSIDWICVSPKAGSDLVQTSGDELKLVWPQPGSDVGHLATLDFTHRLVQPLDDPKAGDNVRACVELVMADPRWRLSLQTHKSLGLR
- the argF gene encoding ornithine carbamoyltransferase; translation: MMRHFLNLSDAGGDAIAAMLSDAIARKGARAGWPKARPDADKPLADHVLAMVFEKNSTRTRCSFDIAIRQLGGVPMILDAGTSQLGRGETIADTARVLSRYADAIMIRTDHHDKIEELAHHATVPVINGLTDLSHPCQIVADLLTLVEGGKALPGLELAWLGDGNNVLASLIEAAGLFGFNVRAGVPQGYEPDASFVEAARAKGARIDIVRDAREAVAGADVVVTDTWVSMGQDHAHNKLAAMAPYQVDERLMGGAKGDALFLHCLPAHRGEEVVDAVIDGPRSRVWDEAENRVHAQKSVLLWALEKL
- the lipB gene encoding lipoyl(octanoyl) transferase LipB gives rise to the protein MHALPLPEWTLSPGLTDYIGALADMEARAAAIHAGDGRERVWLLEHPPLYTAGTSADPAELLDPRFPVYDAGRGGRYTYHGPGQRVGYVQLDLAQRGRDVRAYVHALEGWVIDALATLGVDARRAEGRIGIWTDDETGREAKIGAIGVRVKRWVTMHGFSLNVTPDLAHFGGIVPCGIAEFPVTSLAALGKAAGFAAVDAALAAGFPAFLDKISGSD
- a CDS encoding Lrp/AsnC family transcriptional regulator, coding for MIKIDTIDRKILRELSANGRIPNIELAERVGLSPSACLRRVQELERSGVITGYRARIDPAKVGNGFLAYVTVGLSTHTKKAQAGFEAAMAEAPEVRECHNITGAIEYLLRVEAADLAAYKHFHTEVLGVLPQVHSITTYVLMDSPKDERA
- a CDS encoding LysE family translocator → MNQTALLALSAFALVSSITPGPNNMMLMASGANFGLRRTVPHALGVGIGFTLMIILVGVGLMGLFDLFPVLNLVLKVVSVTYLLWLAWKIANAAAPDTAGNAGGKPMTFVQAVLFQWVNPKAWSMALTAIALYAPDRNLFAVLLVALVFGVINLPSTSLWAVMGVSLRGWLSSPARLKAFNWTMAALLVGSLALLL
- a CDS encoding DUF421 domain-containing protein, with protein sequence MDIVLRATVMFAVLYALLRLLGKRELGQMTPFELVVLVVMGDLIQQGVTHNDFSVTGATLAICTFAFWGVVLSWLSYLFPRLKDPLEGRPKIVICDGRLCEENLRRDRLTRTEIESEMRLAGIAHIRQVAWAILEPQGKISFIRRDDTPDSRQSDRDSVAK